From Meiothermus sp., a single genomic window includes:
- a CDS encoding sodium-dependent bicarbonate transport family permease, translated as MDTLELLRINLLSPAVLAFALGITATLIKSDLKIPDALYTTLSIYLLLAIGLKGGAALAITPLAEVWKPVLATLVLSALTPLLSYAVLRRLGRFDVVNAAALAAHYGSVSAVTFIAATAFMQAARQPVEGFLPTLVAILEVPAIVIALLIARRNLGGGSLGEAVREILAGKSILLLVGGSLIGYLSGPDGLKQVAPVFVDPFRGVLVLFLLELGMVAAKRLRDLRKVGVFLIGFGIVMPLVHGALGVWLGSLAGMSVGGAMVLGTMAASASYIAAPAAVRIALPQANPSYYLTASLGITFPFNLTLGIPLYFALSRWLHGGS; from the coding sequence GTGGACACCCTCGAGCTACTACGCATCAACCTGCTCTCCCCTGCCGTGCTGGCTTTTGCCCTGGGGATCACGGCCACGCTGATTAAGTCCGACCTCAAAATCCCCGATGCGCTCTACACCACCCTCTCGATCTATCTGCTGCTGGCCATTGGCCTCAAGGGTGGGGCGGCTCTGGCCATCACCCCATTAGCCGAGGTGTGGAAACCGGTTCTGGCCACACTGGTGCTGAGTGCGCTGACCCCGCTTCTCTCCTACGCCGTGTTGCGGCGATTGGGGCGTTTCGATGTGGTGAATGCTGCGGCCCTCGCAGCCCACTATGGCTCGGTCTCGGCGGTCACCTTTATTGCCGCCACGGCCTTTATGCAAGCAGCCCGGCAACCGGTGGAAGGCTTTTTGCCCACCTTGGTGGCCATTTTGGAAGTCCCGGCTATCGTAATTGCCCTGCTGATTGCCCGCCGAAACCTGGGGGGCGGCTCGCTAGGCGAGGCGGTGCGGGAGATTTTAGCGGGCAAGAGCATCCTGCTGCTGGTGGGGGGTTCCCTGATAGGCTATCTGAGCGGGCCGGATGGTCTCAAGCAAGTTGCCCCGGTGTTCGTAGACCCTTTCCGGGGCGTGCTGGTGTTATTCTTGCTCGAGCTCGGCATGGTAGCGGCCAAGCGCTTGCGCGATTTGCGCAAGGTGGGGGTTTTCCTGATCGGTTTTGGGATTGTGATGCCGCTAGTGCACGGCGCCCTGGGGGTCTGGTTGGGGAGCCTGGCCGGCATGTCGGTGGGGGGTGCTATGGTTTTGGGTACTATGGCCGCCAGCGCCTCGTACATTGCTGCCCCCGCCGCCGTGCGTATCGCCCTACCCCAGGCCAACCCCAGCTACTACCTCACCGCCTCGCTGGGCATCACCTTCCCTTTCAACCTAACCCTGGGCATCCCCCTCTACTTTGCCCTTTCCCGCTGGCTGCACGGAGGTAGCTAA
- the purE gene encoding 5-(carboxyamino)imidazole ribonucleotide mutase codes for MDTPHYPLVGIIMGSKSDWETMQHSAQTLEQLRIPYEVRVVSAHRTPDLLFEYAEQAAARGLEVIIAGAGGAAHLPGMTAAKTSLPVLGVPVESKTLKGLDSLLSIVQMPAGVPVGTLAIGRAGAINAALLAASILGNKYPACKAALEQYRKTQTEAVLAEPDPRGGMG; via the coding sequence ATGGATACGCCTCACTACCCCCTGGTGGGTATCATCATGGGTTCTAAGTCGGACTGGGAGACCATGCAGCACAGCGCACAAACCCTGGAGCAACTTCGGATTCCCTACGAGGTGCGGGTGGTTTCGGCGCACCGAACCCCGGACTTGCTGTTTGAGTATGCCGAGCAAGCCGCAGCGCGGGGCCTCGAGGTGATCATCGCCGGGGCCGGGGGTGCTGCGCACCTGCCGGGTATGACCGCCGCCAAAACCAGCCTGCCGGTGCTAGGGGTTCCGGTGGAATCCAAAACCCTCAAGGGGCTCGACTCCCTTTTGTCCATCGTGCAGATGCCCGCGGGCGTGCCGGTGGGCACCCTGGCCATTGGCCGGGCTGGGGCGATTAATGCGGCGCTGTTGGCGGCAAGCATCCTGGGCAACAAATACCCAGCGTGCAAGGCTGCCCTGGAGCAGTACCGCAAAACCCAGACCGAGGCTGTCCTGGCCGAGCCCGACCCCCGGGGGGGAATGGGATAA
- a CDS encoding 2-oxoacid:acceptor oxidoreductase subunit alpha, with the protein MSVLERRQEAGYATRPPVINDFSLVVATANGTGSQTANLTLLRSFFKLGIPVHGKNIFPSNIQGLPTWYHIRVSHEGYIARKPSEILVAFNPATAPEDVQELPGGGVCIYNADLKNLPKRDDLIYYPVPVNELIAGIDVPVKRKPYIANMAYVGVVAWMLGVPLEVVEDALGAQFDYRQKLVESNLQVVRRAHEWATQNLRKQDPYRLEPMNKTEGLIVMTGNEAGALGAVFGGVSVAAWYPITPSTSFMDALREFLPKLRKDENGQPTYTVIQAEDELAAAGIVMGAGWAGARALTSTSGPGISLMAEFVGYGYFTEIPAVIWDIQRVGPSTGLPTRTSQGDVSFAYTLGHGDTKHPVLFPSSIEECFEFGWKSLDLAEQLQTPVFVLSDLDLGMNNWMGKPFEYPDQPLQRGKVLSAEQLEALGGFARYKDVDGDGIPYRTLPGTPHPMAAYFTRGSGHNEQAQYSERPDDWEHNMARLARKFDTARRLVPTPAIEHNPSAKVGIIAYGTTRYAIEEARDRLARQLPTSFLRLKALPINQEVRDFVAAHERVYVIELNRDGQMHGILLSELPEYAHRLRSIAHLDGLPLTAEWVQERLLQEESGL; encoded by the coding sequence ATGAGCGTTCTGGAACGACGGCAAGAGGCGGGCTACGCCACACGTCCACCGGTTATCAACGACTTCTCCCTGGTAGTAGCCACCGCCAACGGAACTGGCAGTCAGACCGCCAACCTTACCCTGTTGCGGTCTTTTTTTAAGCTCGGTATTCCGGTGCACGGCAAGAACATTTTCCCCTCGAATATCCAAGGGCTTCCCACCTGGTACCACATCCGGGTCAGCCACGAGGGCTACATTGCCCGCAAACCTTCGGAAATCCTGGTGGCCTTCAACCCGGCTACCGCCCCCGAAGACGTGCAGGAACTGCCCGGCGGTGGGGTCTGTATCTACAACGCCGACCTCAAGAATCTGCCCAAGCGCGACGATCTAATCTACTACCCGGTTCCGGTGAACGAGCTGATTGCCGGGATTGATGTACCGGTCAAGCGCAAGCCCTATATTGCCAACATGGCCTATGTGGGGGTAGTAGCCTGGATGCTGGGAGTGCCCCTGGAGGTGGTGGAAGATGCGCTGGGCGCCCAGTTTGACTACCGGCAGAAGCTGGTGGAAAGCAACCTGCAGGTGGTGCGGCGGGCGCATGAATGGGCCACCCAGAACCTCCGCAAGCAAGACCCCTACCGCCTCGAGCCCATGAACAAGACCGAGGGGCTGATTGTCATGACCGGCAACGAGGCCGGCGCTTTGGGGGCAGTGTTTGGCGGGGTCAGCGTGGCGGCCTGGTATCCCATCACCCCTTCGACCAGCTTTATGGACGCCCTGCGCGAGTTTTTGCCCAAACTGCGCAAAGACGAAAACGGCCAGCCCACCTATACTGTCATCCAGGCCGAGGATGAACTCGCCGCCGCCGGCATCGTGATGGGCGCAGGCTGGGCTGGCGCCAGGGCCCTCACCTCCACCAGCGGCCCCGGCATCAGCCTGATGGCCGAATTCGTCGGCTATGGCTACTTCACCGAAATTCCGGCGGTGATCTGGGACATCCAGCGGGTAGGCCCCAGCACCGGGCTGCCCACCCGCACCAGTCAGGGCGATGTTTCGTTTGCCTATACCCTGGGCCACGGCGATACCAAGCATCCCGTGCTGTTCCCCTCCTCCATCGAAGAGTGCTTCGAGTTTGGCTGGAAGTCGCTCGACCTGGCCGAACAACTGCAAACCCCGGTGTTTGTGCTCTCCGACCTGGACTTGGGCATGAACAACTGGATGGGCAAGCCCTTCGAATACCCCGACCAGCCCCTGCAACGCGGCAAGGTGTTGAGCGCGGAGCAGCTCGAGGCCCTAGGGGGTTTTGCCCGCTACAAGGACGTGGACGGCGACGGCATCCCCTACCGGACCCTGCCCGGTACCCCCCATCCAATGGCAGCCTACTTCACCCGTGGCAGCGGCCACAACGAACAGGCCCAGTACAGCGAACGCCCCGACGACTGGGAACACAACATGGCCCGCCTGGCCCGTAAGTTCGATACGGCCCGCCGCCTGGTGCCCACACCGGCCATCGAACACAACCCCTCCGCCAAGGTAGGCATCATCGCCTACGGCACCACCCGCTATGCCATCGAGGAAGCCCGAGATCGCCTGGCGCGGCAGCTCCCCACCAGCTTTTTGCGCCTGAAAGCCCTGCCCATCAACCAGGAGGTGCGGGACTTTGTGGCTGCCCACGAGCGGGTGTATGTCATCGAACTCAACCGCGACGGCCAGATGCACGGCATCCTGCTGAGCGAGTTACCGGAGTACGCCCACAGACTCCGCTCCATCGCCCACCTCGACGGCCTTCCCCTCACCGCCGAGTGGGTACAGGAGCGTTTGCTGCAAGAGGAGTCTGGGCTATAG
- a CDS encoding PAS domain S-box protein — protein MNTGNRAYRWALLIAASVGFLMAGLHWLSYPWALWPGLLLFALVALLLVQLVLLERKHRLSERQIEELFQDVDLLVVKLDREGRITFCNRYLLELTGWSWPEVAGRNWFELFIPGHEKLERLFTQQMAQGTIPPQYKNSILTRQGQLQQIVWSSTLLHDEQGRVVGTTSIGQDVTGLEQAQQERLRGENVLRQIVETVQDVVLLTDAEARIQYATPSVYPVAGWQPEEVLGRSVYSLLDTEQQRLFEQMIQAATPEHDTAQVSFAYQHPRGEQRVLEASIKFLFGPEGVFQGAVVGVRDVTQRYRAEQAVRESEQRLRELTNSMRDVVLMLDLKGFIEYVTPSVKAALGYDPAELLGRSAFDFFDPEDHPWVLEAVRAARQGRRPLRLEYQHLHKDGHRVWLETQLDFIYDAEDQPVRMVLGARQIQDRREAEEQLRQSEQMLRQITDAIRDIVVLTDENAIVRYVTPSVQKVVGVPPQAIVGRSAYELLEAGQAARFRELSAAARPENPSTQSSFTFTAPDGRELYMEASIQFLFDAQGRDRGAVTGIRDVTERFLAEQAVRQSEQMLRQITNAMLDVVALTDSWGYIRYVTPSVERVLGYQPEQMLGLLAFDYLAPEDAEKALLLAERSRTERGSYRLEARYRHADGHYVWIDTLVTFISDAEGNVIGSVVSGRDVTERRQAEEALREREYRLSQITNSVRDVVLLLDPWAKVQYVTPSVEQVLGYHPEELVGRSVSLLADSAQWSAVRRAGLQAIRERRPYTTECACRHKDGHRVWIEGLVNFVWDEAGGLQGIVVGMRDISERKQQQAHMEYMAYHDELTKLPNRRALRQVAEQMLSRASQQAVPVSLLYLDLDNFKTVNDTLGHDVGDELLVEVSQILTKQLRSEDMLARLGGDEFACILFNTDAEQAQQVAFRMSRAIRSALGSSNPALKRPSLGVSVGIASFPKDGQTFVELLKVADIAMYQAKDSGSRVVIFDAAKSPYTEERLELEAALREAIRNQEFQLLFQPIYHLKEGRVEGAEALLCWPHQGRVLRASEFVPLAEEMGLIEQMDILALQKGLAQLKSWHRQGLMYRLSLNLSTQSVVQPEVKRELLEHLRWAEIDPRWLTLEVTESVLLSQPERAREVLGELKALGVRVAIDDFGSGYASLGYLRQLPLDRLKIDRSFVGYLGTSARDEKLIRGAIELAHSLEAEVVAEGVETPSQLRWLLQNDCDLAQGYLIGHPAPVADWPSIQPLEQALFSSIRPDGGE, from the coding sequence GTGAACACGGGCAACCGAGCCTACCGATGGGCGCTACTGATAGCAGCGTCGGTCGGGTTTTTGATGGCTGGCTTGCACTGGCTTTCCTACCCCTGGGCTTTATGGCCGGGGCTGTTGCTTTTCGCCTTGGTTGCGCTTTTGCTGGTACAGCTAGTTCTACTCGAGCGAAAACACCGGCTCTCCGAACGGCAAATAGAAGAACTTTTCCAGGATGTTGATTTGCTGGTTGTGAAACTGGATCGAGAGGGCCGGATTACTTTTTGTAACCGCTACTTGCTCGAGCTTACCGGCTGGAGCTGGCCCGAAGTGGCCGGGCGGAACTGGTTTGAGCTGTTTATTCCCGGCCACGAAAAGCTCGAGCGGCTTTTCACCCAACAAATGGCCCAAGGAACCATACCGCCGCAGTACAAGAACAGCATCCTGACCCGGCAAGGCCAGTTGCAACAAATCGTGTGGAGCAGCACCCTGCTCCACGACGAACAGGGTCGTGTGGTGGGAACAACCTCCATCGGGCAGGATGTTACAGGTCTCGAGCAAGCCCAGCAGGAGCGCTTGCGCGGCGAGAACGTACTGCGTCAAATCGTCGAGACCGTGCAGGACGTGGTGCTTCTGACCGATGCCGAAGCCCGCATTCAGTACGCGACGCCTTCGGTATACCCGGTAGCGGGCTGGCAACCCGAAGAGGTGCTGGGACGCTCGGTATACAGTCTGTTAGATACCGAACAACAACGCCTATTTGAGCAGATGATACAGGCTGCGACACCGGAACATGACACCGCTCAAGTGAGCTTCGCGTACCAACACCCAAGGGGTGAGCAGCGTGTGCTCGAGGCTTCGATCAAATTCCTCTTTGGGCCGGAGGGTGTTTTTCAGGGGGCCGTGGTTGGGGTGCGCGACGTAACCCAGCGCTACAGGGCCGAGCAAGCCGTGCGCGAAAGCGAGCAACGCTTGCGTGAACTGACCAATTCCATGCGCGATGTGGTGCTGATGCTCGATTTGAAGGGGTTCATCGAGTATGTAACCCCTTCAGTAAAAGCAGCCTTAGGCTACGACCCCGCAGAACTTCTGGGCCGCAGCGCGTTCGATTTTTTTGATCCCGAAGACCACCCGTGGGTACTCGAGGCGGTTCGGGCTGCCCGGCAGGGCAGGCGGCCTTTGCGCTTGGAGTACCAGCACCTGCACAAAGACGGCCATAGGGTATGGCTCGAGACCCAGCTCGACTTCATTTACGACGCCGAGGATCAACCCGTGCGGATGGTCTTGGGCGCCCGCCAGATTCAAGACCGCCGCGAGGCCGAAGAGCAGCTACGCCAAAGCGAGCAGATGCTGCGGCAGATCACCGACGCCATCCGGGATATTGTTGTGCTGACTGACGAAAACGCCATCGTGCGCTACGTTACCCCTTCGGTGCAGAAGGTGGTGGGTGTGCCCCCGCAAGCCATCGTAGGGCGCTCGGCCTACGAACTGCTAGAAGCGGGCCAGGCTGCGCGTTTTAGGGAGCTTTCTGCTGCTGCAAGGCCCGAAAACCCCTCGACCCAGTCGAGTTTTACTTTTACCGCGCCCGATGGCCGGGAACTCTACATGGAGGCCTCGATCCAGTTCTTGTTCGATGCCCAGGGCCGTGACCGGGGGGCCGTAACCGGCATTCGAGACGTAACCGAGCGCTTTTTGGCCGAACAAGCGGTGCGCCAAAGCGAACAGATGCTGCGGCAGATTACCAATGCCATGCTGGATGTGGTAGCCCTGACCGACTCCTGGGGTTATATACGCTACGTAACCCCTTCGGTGGAGCGCGTACTGGGCTACCAGCCAGAGCAGATGCTGGGTTTGCTGGCGTTTGATTACCTAGCTCCCGAAGACGCCGAGAAAGCCTTGCTATTAGCCGAGCGCAGCAGGACAGAGCGCGGTTCCTATCGGCTCGAGGCTCGCTATCGCCATGCCGATGGGCATTACGTTTGGATTGACACCCTGGTCACCTTCATTTCCGATGCCGAGGGGAACGTGATCGGCAGTGTGGTGAGCGGCCGTGATGTCACCGAGCGACGCCAGGCCGAAGAGGCCTTGCGCGAGCGCGAGTATCGGTTGAGCCAGATCACCAACTCGGTGCGCGACGTAGTGTTGCTACTCGATCCCTGGGCCAAGGTGCAGTACGTGACCCCCTCGGTTGAGCAGGTACTGGGGTACCATCCGGAGGAGCTGGTAGGCCGTTCGGTCTCGCTGCTGGCCGATTCGGCCCAGTGGTCTGCCGTTCGGCGGGCGGGCTTGCAAGCCATCCGTGAGCGGCGGCCTTACACCACCGAGTGTGCCTGTCGGCACAAGGACGGGCATCGGGTCTGGATCGAGGGTCTGGTTAATTTTGTCTGGGATGAGGCGGGGGGGCTCCAAGGCATCGTGGTAGGGATGCGGGATATCAGCGAGCGCAAGCAGCAGCAGGCGCACATGGAGTACATGGCCTACCACGACGAACTGACCAAGCTGCCCAACCGCCGGGCCTTGCGGCAGGTGGCCGAGCAGATGCTGTCCAGGGCCTCGCAACAGGCGGTACCCGTAAGTCTTCTATACCTCGACCTGGACAACTTCAAAACCGTAAATGACACCCTGGGGCACGATGTGGGCGACGAGCTGCTGGTAGAGGTTTCGCAGATCTTGACCAAACAACTACGTTCTGAGGACATGCTGGCCCGTTTGGGCGGCGATGAGTTCGCCTGCATTTTGTTCAATACCGATGCAGAGCAGGCTCAACAAGTGGCATTTCGCATGTCCAGAGCCATTCGAAGTGCCCTGGGCTCGAGCAACCCTGCCCTCAAGCGGCCCAGTCTGGGGGTGAGCGTGGGGATTGCCAGCTTTCCCAAGGATGGTCAAACTTTTGTGGAACTGCTCAAAGTGGCCGATATTGCCATGTACCAGGCCAAAGACTCCGGCAGCCGGGTGGTCATCTTCGACGCAGCCAAAAGCCCCTATACCGAGGAGCGGCTCGAGCTAGAAGCAGCCCTGCGCGAGGCCATCCGAAACCAAGAGTTTCAGCTGCTTTTTCAGCCCATCTATCATCTCAAGGAGGGCCGGGTGGAAGGGGCCGAGGCGCTTCTGTGCTGGCCGCACCAGGGCCGGGTGTTGCGGGCTTCGGAGTTTGTGCCCCTGGCGGAGGAGATGGGCCTGATCGAACAGATGGATATTTTAGCTCTTCAAAAAGGCTTAGCGCAGCTCAAAAGCTGGCACCGGCAGGGGCTTATGTACCGCCTTTCCCTCAACCTCTCGACCCAGTCGGTGGTTCAACCAGAGGTCAAACGGGAACTACTAGAACACCTGCGCTGGGCCGAGATTGACCCTCGCTGGCTCACCCTCGAGGTAACTGAAAGCGTGTTGCTAAGCCAACCCGAGCGGGCTCGAGAGGTGCTGGGCGAACTCAAAGCCCTGGGGGTGCGGGTTGCCATTGACGATTTTGGTAGTGGCTATGCCTCGCTGGGCTACTTACGCCAGCTTCCCCTGGATCGTCTCAAGATAGACCGCAGTTTTGTCGGCTATCTGGGCACCAGCGCACGGGATGAGAAGCTGATCCGGGGGGCCATAGAGCTGGCCCATAGCCTCGAGGCCGAAGTGGTGGCCGAGGGGGTAGAGACCCCCTCGCAACTCCGTTGGCTGCTTCAAAACGACTGCGACTTAGCACAGGGGTATCTAATAGGCCACCCCGCCCCAGTTGCCGACTGGCCTTCGATACAGCCCCTCGAGCAGGCACTATTCTCCTCGATTCGGCCAGACGGAGGTGAATAA
- a CDS encoding P-II family nitrogen regulator: MALVSLKLVTIIAEGFLEEKLVRDIKKLGAKGYTITSARGEGSRGVRASEWEGSNIRLETIVSPAVAEKILGHLAEVYFANYAVIAFVENVEVVRGDKYT; the protein is encoded by the coding sequence ATGGCCCTGGTCTCGCTCAAACTGGTTACCATCATTGCCGAAGGCTTCCTGGAAGAAAAACTGGTTCGAGACATTAAAAAACTGGGCGCCAAAGGCTATACCATCACGTCCGCCCGAGGTGAGGGCAGCCGGGGGGTGCGGGCCAGCGAATGGGAAGGAAGTAACATCCGCCTAGAAACGATTGTGAGCCCGGCAGTGGCCGAAAAAATCCTGGGCCACCTGGCCGAGGTCTACTTTGCCAACTACGCCGTGATTGCCTTTGTGGAAAACGTGGAGGTGGTGCGGGGGGACAAGTACACCTGA
- a CDS encoding NADP-dependent isocitrate dehydrogenase, which produces MSKTPITVAFGDGIGPEIMRAVLQILEAGGAEIEPEIIEIGESVYQRGHTSGIEESAWESLRRTKVFLKAPITTPQGGGYKSLNVTVRKTLGLYANVRPVQSYEPFVTTKHKSIDLVIVRENEEDLYAGIEHRQTDEVVQCLKLISRPGTERIVRYAYEFARRNGRKRVTCITKDNIMKLTDGLFHRVFDEIGAEYPELHKEHMIVDIGAARLAEMPERFDVILAPNLYGDILSDIAAEVAGSVGLAGSANVGDDCAMFEAVHGSAPDIAGKGVANPSGLLQGAILMLVHIGQPEAAARIKNAWLKTLEDGIHTADIYDERVSEKKVGTEAFAQAVIERLGQLPERLRPARFGEASKKPMVPLMVRNPKPAQKELVGIDVFFNWRGTKPEELAGLLEPLSTHKFKLELITNRGVKVWPGGFPETFRTDHWRGRFMAQNGTPNHHDIVELMGKIAAAGMDFIKTEHLYNFDGKPGYSLGQGQ; this is translated from the coding sequence ATGAGCAAAACCCCCATCACGGTTGCTTTTGGCGATGGCATCGGCCCGGAGATCATGCGGGCAGTGTTGCAAATTCTGGAGGCGGGCGGAGCCGAGATTGAACCCGAAATCATCGAGATAGGCGAAAGCGTCTACCAGCGCGGGCACACCAGCGGCATCGAGGAGAGCGCATGGGAAAGCTTGCGGCGCACCAAAGTATTCCTCAAAGCCCCCATCACCACCCCTCAGGGTGGGGGCTACAAGAGCCTCAACGTGACGGTGCGCAAAACCCTGGGTCTATACGCCAATGTGCGCCCCGTGCAAAGCTACGAGCCCTTCGTCACCACCAAGCATAAATCCATTGACCTGGTGATTGTGCGCGAGAACGAAGAAGACCTCTACGCCGGCATCGAGCACCGGCAGACCGATGAAGTGGTGCAGTGTCTAAAGCTGATATCTCGTCCCGGCACCGAGCGCATTGTGCGCTATGCCTACGAGTTCGCCCGGCGCAACGGGCGCAAAAGGGTTACCTGCATTACCAAAGACAACATCATGAAGCTCACCGACGGGCTCTTCCACCGGGTGTTCGACGAGATTGGGGCCGAATACCCCGAACTACACAAAGAGCACATGATTGTAGACATCGGCGCAGCGCGCCTGGCCGAGATGCCCGAGCGCTTTGACGTGATTTTGGCGCCCAACCTCTACGGCGACATTTTGTCGGATATTGCCGCCGAGGTCGCCGGTTCGGTGGGGTTGGCCGGCTCGGCCAATGTGGGCGACGATTGCGCCATGTTCGAAGCGGTACACGGCAGTGCGCCGGATATTGCTGGCAAGGGCGTCGCCAACCCCTCCGGGCTATTGCAGGGCGCCATCCTGATGCTGGTGCATATTGGTCAGCCCGAGGCCGCCGCCCGCATCAAGAATGCCTGGCTCAAAACCCTCGAGGACGGCATCCACACCGCAGACATCTACGACGAACGGGTGAGCGAAAAAAAGGTAGGCACCGAAGCCTTTGCCCAGGCCGTGATCGAGCGGCTGGGCCAGCTCCCCGAGCGCCTGCGTCCGGCCCGGTTTGGCGAGGCCAGCAAAAAGCCCATGGTGCCCCTGATGGTTCGGAACCCCAAGCCTGCGCAAAAGGAGCTGGTCGGGATCGACGTTTTTTTCAACTGGCGCGGCACCAAGCCCGAGGAGCTGGCTGGGCTGCTCGAACCTCTTTCTACCCATAAATTCAAGCTCGAACTCATCACCAACCGGGGAGTAAAGGTGTGGCCGGGCGGCTTCCCCGAGACCTTCCGCACCGACCACTGGCGTGGGCGCTTCATGGCCCAGAATGGAACCCCCAACCACCACGATATTGTGGAACTGATGGGCAAAATTGCCGCCGCCGGGATGGACTTCATCAAAACTGAACACCTCTACAACTTCGATGGCAAACCCGGCTACTCACTGGGGCAAGGACAGTAG
- a CDS encoding amidohydrolase family protein, translating to MSAITLLHNATVLDVQAGTLLSQRRVVIRDGLIERLEPMQAEAPEARVAEVVEFDLKGLTLLPGLIDAHVHVLAWTANLRELTNASPHYNALQAAQIMHEMLLRGFTTVRDAAGADFGLKRAVEEGLLAGPRLYICGRALSQTGGHADSRAAGEKIVETVSTPVAFGTVVDGVPEVRRAAREEIRRGADHLKLMLGGGIASPTDRLTNDQFSREEILAAVEEAEMADLYVMAHTYTARAVNRALECGVRSLEHCNLIDEHSVELFLKHQAWMVPTLVTYQALAQEGVSAGLPKEVEHKIYLVLDKGLAALEMASRAGVNLAYGTDLLGAMHRRQLEEFTLRAQVQPNLEVIRAATLYAARLLRAEGRLGVVAPGAHADLIAVEGNPLDDIRVLVQPERYLKLVMKGGRVYHWAKGPHLMG from the coding sequence GTGTCTGCCATAACCCTACTCCACAATGCTACGGTGCTCGATGTTCAAGCCGGTACGCTGCTGTCCCAGCGGCGCGTGGTCATCCGAGACGGTCTGATCGAGCGCCTCGAGCCCATGCAAGCGGAGGCACCCGAGGCCAGGGTCGCGGAGGTGGTAGAGTTCGACCTTAAGGGCCTAACCCTGCTGCCCGGCTTGATAGATGCTCACGTGCACGTGCTGGCCTGGACGGCCAATTTGCGCGAGCTGACCAACGCTTCGCCGCACTACAACGCCCTTCAAGCGGCCCAGATTATGCACGAGATGTTGCTGCGCGGTTTTACCACCGTGCGCGATGCCGCCGGGGCCGACTTTGGTCTCAAGCGGGCGGTGGAAGAAGGGCTTTTGGCCGGGCCCCGGCTCTACATCTGCGGGCGAGCCCTGAGCCAGACCGGGGGCCATGCCGATAGCCGGGCGGCGGGTGAAAAGATAGTCGAGACCGTGAGTACCCCGGTGGCTTTTGGGACGGTGGTGGACGGGGTGCCCGAAGTAAGGCGGGCCGCCCGCGAGGAGATTCGCCGGGGGGCCGATCACCTCAAGCTGATGCTGGGGGGCGGTATCGCCTCTCCGACCGACCGCCTGACCAACGACCAGTTCTCCCGGGAAGAAATCCTCGCTGCCGTCGAGGAAGCTGAGATGGCCGACCTTTATGTGATGGCCCACACCTACACCGCTCGAGCGGTCAACCGGGCCCTCGAGTGTGGGGTGCGAAGCCTCGAGCACTGCAACCTGATTGACGAGCACAGCGTGGAGCTGTTCTTGAAGCACCAGGCCTGGATGGTGCCCACCCTGGTCACCTATCAGGCGCTGGCCCAGGAGGGAGTCTCGGCGGGCTTGCCCAAGGAAGTGGAACACAAGATCTACCTGGTTCTGGACAAAGGTCTGGCCGCGCTGGAGATGGCTTCCAGGGCCGGGGTGAACCTGGCCTACGGCACCGACCTGCTGGGGGCCATGCACCGGCGTCAGCTTGAAGAGTTCACCCTTCGGGCGCAGGTACAGCCCAACCTCGAGGTCATCCGGGCCGCCACCCTGTACGCAGCCCGGCTGCTCCGGGCCGAGGGCCGGCTGGGGGTGGTGGCCCCGGGGGCCCATGCCGATTTGATTGCGGTGGAGGGAAACCCCCTAGACGACATCCGGGTACTTGTTCAACCCGAGCGCTACCTAAAGCTGGTGATGAAGGGAGGCCGGGTGTACCACTGGGCGAAGGGGCCGCACTTGATGGGGTAG